Within Trichocoleus desertorum ATA4-8-CV12, the genomic segment GCTTTAATCGTGTCATTGAACATCGTTGGAGGGTTTCCTTCACTAGCAAGCTTGAGCAAGGGAGGGAACTCCCGGCTCCATTCTTGCTAGAGTGACTGGTATCTTATTTATTTGCAAGCCCCTTACAGGTGATACAGTTACAGCTTGTAAAGATTAGGGCTGCTGTCGCACATAGTTGCGTTTCATAGGCATTTTTTGGCTGATCGGGATGCACATAGGTGTGCCTGCGATGGGATCGCGGATAATGCTGCTCTTGACGCCAAACACCTCTTCTACTAGGGATTCAGTCATAACTTCTGGTGGCATACCCTGAGCGTAGATATTTCCCTGCCGCATCACCACTAAATAATCTGCGTAGCGACAAGCTTGGTTTAAATCGTGCAACACCATGACGATTGTACGTCCTTGGGTTTGGTTCAACTCATATAGCAAATCTAGAACTTCGATTTGATGAGCCAGATCTAGAAATGTAGTAGGTTCGTCCAGCAGTAGGATGTCTGTGTCTTGGGCCAAAGACATGGCAATCCAGGCTCGCTGGCGTTGTCCCCCGGAAAGGCTGTCGAGCGGGCGATCGCTCAGTTCCGTCATGCCCGTGATCGCTAAGGCTTGTTCCGTCAACCGTTCATCTTCTTTCGACCATTGTTGCAACCAACTCTGGTGAGGATAGCGTCCCTGAGCTACAAGTTCACGTACAGTCAAACCTTCGGGAGCAGATGGGTTTTGGGGTAGCATACCCAAGCGCTTAGCAACTTCTTTGGTGGAGAGTTTGGCGATCGCTACGTTATCCAGATACACCACACCACTCTGAGGCTTGATTAATCGGGCGAGTCCTTTGAGCAAGGTAGATTTGCCACAACCATTAGGACCCACTAAAGCGGTGATTTGCTGAACTGGAATGTCTACATGCAAATCTCGAATAATAGTAGCCCGATCGTATGCCAGGGTGAGTTGCTGAGCGGTGAGTGCTGGTTCCATTGAGGTGCGTTTATGCATTCCGGTTTCGATAGAGCAGGTAGAGAAAATAGGGCGCACCCACTACAGCAGTAATCACCCCACAGGGCAGTTCGATCGGGGCAAAGAGCGATCGCCCCAAAAAGTCAGCGAGAGCCACCGTCAACCCACCTACCAAAGCCGCTGTCGGTAGCAGTCCCTCATGAGCAGGGCCAACCAACTGACGTGCCAAATGGGGTGACATTAGACCCACAAACCCGATTGTACCTGCTGTCGCTACACTTGCTCCCGACAAAGCCACACAAGTGATCAGCAATAAGCCGCGCTGCCACTCGATCGGCACACCTAAACCACGGGCAACCTCATCTCCTAAGTTAAGCGTGTTTAGATCACGAGCGCACAATAAAGAGAGTGGAATGAACACTCCCAACCAAGGCAATAACGCTTGCACATGCTCCCAAGTGCGGCCATAGACGCTACCTGCTAACCAAACCAAAGCTTGACTGACATCCTCAATATTGCCAAAGGTAATTAACAAGCTACTAAGAGCTGAGGCGATCGCACCCACACCAACCCCCACCAAAATCAGCCTAATTGGGGCGCTACCCCGCTCCCAAGCCAATCCATAAACTAACAGCGCTGCGATGAAGGCTCCTGCAAAGGCAGCAATGGGCAAAACAAAGGCAGGAAGAGAGGGAAACAGCACAATCAAAGATACTGCGGCTAAACCTGCACCCGCTTGCACGCCCACAATTTCTGGAGATGCCAAAGGGTTGCGAGTCAGCCCTTGCAGAATAGTGCCAGCGATCGCTAACCCAGCCCCTACCAAAAACGCCACAATGACGCGGGGCAAGCGCAAGGTGTTGATTACAAAAGCATCATCAGGGTTAGTAGTCGGCAACCCTAAGATAGTTTTGATCACATCCAATGGTGAAATCGGATACTCCCCATAGCCCACGCTCCAGATCATGACCAGCAGCGCAGCAACCGCAAGACCCAGCAGCACCAGCGGAGCCCGGCGGTTAATCTTAAATGAGAGTGGCCAAGCGGATGAACGAATGACTAGCCAAGGCGGTTCTATTGGTTTCATTGCATCCCTCTCACCGTTTTACTTGCGATCGCGCCAGGTAGATAAAAAACGGAGCGCCTACCAAAGCGGTCATAATGCCAACGGGTAGCTCCTGAGGTTTGATCACTAAGCGGGCAGCGAGATCAGCCAGAGATAGCAAAATTGCCCCCCACACAGCGGCATGAGGCAACAACCAACGGTAATCGACTCCCACCCAAAAGCGCACGATGTGAGGCACCACCAAACCGATGAAGCCGATCGGCCCTGCTAAAGCCACAGCGCTACCTGCCAGCAGTACTACTACCAAAGCCGCGATCGCCTTGACCCATCCAGTTTTTAGCCCTAACCCTTTCGCGACATCTTCACCCAACGTTAGCGCTGTAATTTGTTTACCCATGCTAAAAGCTAGGACTAGCCCAATTAGGAGGTAAGGGAGAACCTGCAAGAGAATATTGAGATCGCGTCCTGCCACTGAGCCTGCTAACCAAAACCGCACTTCATCTAAGGTGCGCTGGCTCAAGATCAAAGTTCCTGTGGTGAGGGCAGATAACAAATAGCTCAAAACGGCCCCTGCCAAAATGAGCTTTAGAGGTGTAATGCCACTGCGTCCCACAGAGCTTAACAAGTAGACACTAACAGCCGCGATCGCCCCTCCAGCAAACGCTACCCAGGCCTGTACTTGAACCGATACATTCCCCCAGAAAAACGTAGATAGCACCACTGCGAAGGCTGCCCCAGTGCTAATGCCTAAAATTCCCGGATCAGCGAGGGGATTGCGAGTTAACCCTTGCATCAGGGCACCTGCCACAGCTAACGCCGCCCCCACCAACAGTGCCACTAAGGCTCTCGGCAACCTCACATTGGTAATAATCAGGTGATTGGTGGAGCCATCAAAAGCCGTTAGAGCTTGCCACACAGTAGCAAGATCAACATCGGCTGCCCCTAACGTAATGCTGAGCATCAGGCAACCGATCAACAGAAAAATCCCCACAACCAGACCGACAAGCTGGAACTTATAGGGTTGGTTTTTCCCTCTAGTTGAGGAGTTTGAATCGTCTCCCCATTTCCTCATCTCCTCATTCACCATGCTTAAGGACGACGAGTTGAGATTCCCATCTTCACGCCTTCTATAGTGCGTAACTGATCCATCACCGTAATTACTTCACCATGAGGAACCTTTTCATCGGCATTGACTACCACCAACGCCTCCGAGCCATTTGCCATCATAGCTTTGACTTTCGCTGGTAAATCTTGAACTGTGGTTGGTTGGCGATTGAGAAACACGTTTCCTTGCGCGTCAACGGTGACTGCAATTTTGCTCTGTTGTTGCGACTGAGCCGTTTGCGCCTTAGGTAAGTTGACGGGTAGTCCCTCGGAGCGAGTCAAAAACAAAGATGACATGATGAAAAATGTCAAGATGGCAAAGATGACATCAATCATCGGCACGATATTAATTTGAGGAATATCATCTGCCTCTTCGGGAATGTTCATAACTGCTTAACTCATCACTTTTGAGACTGAACTAAAACCTTCATGACGGCTGAGATGCAGAACTTCAAGCTGACTGCCATACTCTTGAATTGCCGCAAGCTGCCGTCGATAGAAGCCCCGAAAGAGACTAGTAAAAACTAGCGTAAACAGCGCCACAATCAGACCTGCCGCAGTTGAAACCAGGGCTTCACTGATACCCCCCGTCACCTGCACGGCGCTCTCACTGCCAACACTTCCCAAGTTGAGGGAGGCAAATGAGCGAATTAAACCCAGAACAGTTCCTAGCAGCCCTAGCAAGGGAGATGCCGCAATAATCATGTCAAAGACCGAATTAAACCGTCTAAACATGGGCAACTCTGCCTGTGTCGCTCCTTCTAGCGTTAGCCGAAAGGCGTGAGGTGGAAAGTGATCGACTTCCAAAGCTTCTAAAAAGATACGAGCGATCGGGAGGTCAGCATTTTGTCTGAGCTTGAGTATTGCGCTATCAAAATCATGGGGATAAATGCGAAGTGTATCGCGGATTACTCGCTTTTGCCGCCGATTAACTCGGAACCAAAAGGTCAAACGTTCAATAATCAAGGCGATCGCCACAATCGAGAACCCCAACAGGGGAAACATGACGACGCCACCTGCAAGAAACAGTTCAACAATTAGCATTTCTAGCTCACACGGCAATAGAGCTGACCTTGGGAGCCAGCAAAATAATTTCAGAGAAGCATGATTGAAGAGACTCACTATTGACATCTCTTCTCAAAAGAGATTAGGTCTTGCAGTAATTAATGTCAAGTATTCGCATTACAGCAGTTATTATTTTAGAACCCTTTAAAGTGCTTTAACTTCCTGTATCTGAAGGTACCAGTACCTCAAAAGCCTTTGATTCAGTTGTTCTAGTGTTAGGCGAAGCAGCTAGTTAACAGCAATTAATGGATTGACAGTACAGCCGTTGAATTTTAGGATGGGCAAGTCAACTAGAAATATTTGCAATAACTATTCACCGCCCAGCAAACAGTAAAGCAAATGACATTCTCAGACACGGTTTTTCAACAACGCGAACAGCAAGAGAAGACCCTCAAGCGGTTTATTGCTTACAGTCTTGCGG encodes:
- a CDS encoding ABC transporter ATP-binding protein, producing the protein MEPALTAQQLTLAYDRATIIRDLHVDIPVQQITALVGPNGCGKSTLLKGLARLIKPQSGVVYLDNVAIAKLSTKEVAKRLGMLPQNPSAPEGLTVRELVAQGRYPHQSWLQQWSKEDERLTEQALAITGMTELSDRPLDSLSGGQRQRAWIAMSLAQDTDILLLDEPTTFLDLAHQIEVLDLLYELNQTQGRTIVMVLHDLNQACRYADYLVVMRQGNIYAQGMPPEVMTESLVEEVFGVKSSIIRDPIAGTPMCIPISQKMPMKRNYVRQQP
- a CDS encoding iron ABC transporter permease yields the protein MKPIEPPWLVIRSSAWPLSFKINRRAPLVLLGLAVAALLVMIWSVGYGEYPISPLDVIKTILGLPTTNPDDAFVINTLRLPRVIVAFLVGAGLAIAGTILQGLTRNPLASPEIVGVQAGAGLAAVSLIVLFPSLPAFVLPIAAFAGAFIAALLVYGLAWERGSAPIRLILVGVGVGAIASALSSLLITFGNIEDVSQALVWLAGSVYGRTWEHVQALLPWLGVFIPLSLLCARDLNTLNLGDEVARGLGVPIEWQRGLLLITCVALSGASVATAGTIGFVGLMSPHLARQLVGPAHEGLLPTAALVGGLTVALADFLGRSLFAPIELPCGVITAVVGAPYFLYLLYRNRNA
- a CDS encoding iron ABC transporter permease encodes the protein MRKWGDDSNSSTRGKNQPYKFQLVGLVVGIFLLIGCLMLSITLGAADVDLATVWQALTAFDGSTNHLIITNVRLPRALVALLVGAALAVAGALMQGLTRNPLADPGILGISTGAAFAVVLSTFFWGNVSVQVQAWVAFAGGAIAAVSVYLLSSVGRSGITPLKLILAGAVLSYLLSALTTGTLILSQRTLDEVRFWLAGSVAGRDLNILLQVLPYLLIGLVLAFSMGKQITALTLGEDVAKGLGLKTGWVKAIAALVVVLLAGSAVALAGPIGFIGLVVPHIVRFWVGVDYRWLLPHAAVWGAILLSLADLAARLVIKPQELPVGIMTALVGAPFFIYLARSQVKR
- a CDS encoding biopolymer transporter ExbD: MNIPEEADDIPQINIVPMIDVIFAILTFFIMSSLFLTRSEGLPVNLPKAQTAQSQQQSKIAVTVDAQGNVFLNRQPTTVQDLPAKVKAMMANGSEALVVVNADEKVPHGEVITVMDQLRTIEGVKMGISTRRP
- a CDS encoding MotA/TolQ/ExbB proton channel family protein, whose product is MLIVELFLAGGVVMFPLLGFSIVAIALIIERLTFWFRVNRRQKRVIRDTLRIYPHDFDSAILKLRQNADLPIARIFLEALEVDHFPPHAFRLTLEGATQAELPMFRRFNSVFDMIIAASPLLGLLGTVLGLIRSFASLNLGSVGSESAVQVTGGISEALVSTAAGLIVALFTLVFTSLFRGFYRRQLAAIQEYGSQLEVLHLSRHEGFSSVSKVMS